In Candidatus Electrothrix scaldis, the genomic window CGTATCATGCCGGTATAAAGGACGAGCAGCGCCAGGAAATCCAGGATTGGTTTATGAGTTCGGATGAGGCCATTGTGGTTGCCACCATTGCCTTTGGCATGGGGATTGACAAAAGTAATATCCGCTCGGTTATTCATTATAATCTGCCAAAGAGCCTGGAAAATTATTCCCAGGAAATTGGCAGGGCAGGGCGAGACGGTCTGCCATCAAACTGTGTTCTGCTTGGTAACGGTGCAGATTTGCATGTGCTGGAGAATTTTGTCTATGGTGACACCCCGGAGCCGGAGCATGTGCGGGCCTTTGTCGATCATATACTCGGGCAGGAGCTCGTCTTCTCCTGCTCTGTCTATGATCTTTCCGGGCAGTTTGATATGCGGCCCCTGGTGGTAAAGACCTTGCTCACCTATTTGGAGCTTGAAGGAGTGCTACAATCCACAGGACCTTTCTATAGTAGCTATTCGTTCAAACCCTTGCGGCCTTCTGCGGAAATTCTTCCTCGTTTTGATCCAGAGCGGCAGGCTTTTCTGACAAAACTTCTCTCCTGTGCAGTTCAACAGAAGGTGTGGTTCTCTATAGATCTTGACGAGGCAGCACAGCGGACCAGTAGCCCCAGAAAACGGGTGATTGCGGCCCTTGATTATCTGGAACAGCAGGGCGATTTGCAGCTCAAGGTCAGTGGGGCGCGTCTTGGTTTTAGGAGACCGGCGGCTGGACAAGGGGATATTGGCGCGCTCAAGGATGGGCTCGTGCAACGTTTTGCGCAACGTGAACGGAGCGATCTGGGTCGTTTGGGACTGGTACTTGATTTAGTCAACCATGCCGGATGCAAGACCTCTTTCCTGCTGCGATATTTTGGTGAGGAACCAGCAACAGACTGTGGGCATTGCTCGTTTTGTCTGCAAGGAGAAAATGCCTTGATCAGCGCTAAGACGCAAGGAACCGTCGTGGAGCAAGAGCAGCTGATTGATATCTTGCAGCAGCTACGTGAGGAATACCCTCAGGCCTTGGGGAGCCCACGGCAGGTGACCCGCTTTCTTTGTGGATTATCATCACCTGGTTTGACCAGGACCAAGTTGAGCAAACATAAGCTGTTCGGAAACTTGGAACAGTATCCTTTTGCAGCGGTTATGGAGTGGGTTAACGCTCATCTTTGAGCCCTACACTCGCTCGGTATACAGGGTGTCGGGGAACTCTATAATGCAGGTTACGCCCTGCTCAGAGATGAAGCGGACCGTTCCTTGGAGCTGTTGTTCTCCTATGGCCAGGATGGTTCGAAGACCTAAGGTGGTTTGCCCCCGAAAATCAAAGTCCAGAGGTACTCCTACACCATCATCAGCAACAGTGACTTCTATGTTGCCTGCCGTATTGCGAAGCACCTGGACAGAGATTAGCCCTTGTTGTTTGTCGGGGAAGGCATATTTCAGTGCATTGGAGAGCAATTCATTGACGATCAGGCCGCAGGGGATTGCCGTATCAAGCAGTAAGAACAGGGATTCACTTTCCAGCTTGAGGGAGACATTATGGGCTGCCGGAGAATGGCTTTGGATGATCAGGTTGGCGAGCTCCTGGAGATAGTCCTTCAGGGCGATGCGTGAGAGGTCATGGGATTGGTAGAGCTTCTGGTGTACCAAGGAGATGGTTAAGATCCGCTGTTCAGTATCTGTGACGAGCTTTTGCACCTGCTCGTTATCAGGCATTGTGGCTGCTTGCAGGACAAGCATGGAGCGGATGACCTGGAGAGTGTTCTTGGTGCGATGATAGAGCTCACGTAAGAGGATGTCTTTTTCTTCAATGGTTGCCCGTAAGTTGTTCATAGCCTCTTTGCGGGCTGTAATATCACGGACAAAAATAACAAAAAAGCCGTTTTCAACTTCTACGTACTGTGTGCTGACCTCCACATCATAGAGCGTGCCGTCCTTATGCCGATGCTGTGTCTCAAAGCGATCATAGCCTTTGTCAAGGATCTCCTGGGTTTTATCTGCAATTTCATCCGGTGTCATGATGCCATCTATTTCCAGGACACGCATAGAGTATAGCTCTTCTTTGCTGTATCCGCTCATCTGGCAATAGGCATCGTTAATTTCCAGAATTTCCCCTTGCATATTTGTTATCCAGAATCCATCAATGGATGTTTCGAGAATCGACCTATATCGTTTTTCTTCTCGTAAGAGGGCTTCCTGGTTTTGCTTGCGTTCCGTGATGTCGCGTACCACCGCAATGAGGCATCCTTGTTCGTCAAGGACGGATTTTTTTAAGTTTACCTCCACCCAAAAAAGTGTGCCGTCTTTTTTCTTGCTCTGCCATTGGAAGATCTGTGGTTCTCCCTGGATTGCCTTCTGGATGTAGGTCAGGGCTTCAGCCTGACTGTACGGTGGAATGCCCGCGCTGAGCGCGTTGACATCCATTTGGAGGATTTCTTCTTTTGTGTAGCCATAGAGTTCTGCTGTTTTCTCATTGACGTCGATAAAACTACCGTCCTTCATGTCATGAATGATGATGGCATCGTTTACCGCGTTGAAGATGGTGCGATAATTATCTATGGATTTGCCCAGTTCATTCTGTGTTTCCTCACACTCTGATTTTTCCTGTTCTAACTTCTGGATCCTTCTTTCAAGTTCCTCGTAGATAGGCTCTGTTGGCATGGTGGGCACCTGTTCATCATAACGAAGTGGAGAGAGGAAAGGAGAACTCTTCCTGTAGATATCAGATCAAGTTTGAACGGCGCTTCCACTTGATCTGATACAGTATCAACGCGGTAAAACGACTTCGCGATTTTATTAATAAATCGCGTAAGGATTTATTACAATGTCATGTACTTTCTTGTCAAGATGCAGTCGCTGAATAATCTGGCCGTAGATATTCAATGACCTCGATTTCCCGATGTTCTTCTCGTACTCCCTTGCGTGGGCAGGCGCGAGATCCTTGATTCCCATTGTCACGATGCGGATGGGCTGGTCAATATGTTCAGACAGGGGGTGGGTATAGGAAAGAACAAAGGCCCCGCTTTCATCCTGTTGGATGAGAAAATCACCGTGCATAAGGACTTCTGCTTGCTGGAAGTTCATGTCGCTGAGACGCTGAATCACTGCCTGGGCCGAGGTTGTCTTTGCCTGCGGCTGTTCCTCCTCTCTTCCTTTCCGTTTATGGGAGTCTTTTTTTTGGATCGCCCTGAGTTTTTTGTGGATAGAGGCCATCTTTTCCTGTCGTCTCTCCTCGGCTGTTTTTGCATGAGGGGCTGCGGCGTCCTGTTGCTCTCCCTGTGTCTCTTTTTCGATACCTTGTTTGGTCGGGGCAGTGATTTCCTCAGGCTCAATAAGCTCGCAACCGATCACTGCCCGCCCTGTAACAAGTTGTGGTAAGAGGGCCTTGTAGACTTGGCCTATAGTCAGTGATTGGCCGATTAAGGCGTTCAGAACTCTTTTGATGTCCTGCCTGCCGAATTCACCTCCTAAGGCTTCAAAGACTTTTTCTTCCAGGCTTTCGCTGTTTTTTTCGATGATGGCAATCTGTTGAGCGAGCTGATTTTTTGCATCTTTGGCAGCATTTTCTCTGATGCGAGCCTCGTTGATATAATGAAAATCAGGTGATGCTGGGCTCTTGGCCAGCTTGAGGAAATATTGCTTACGGGCTGCATGGGCTTGGCCTGTAAAATCTTCCTCCTGCTCTGTTTCTGTCTGCTGAAAACGGATCAGAATCTGTTGCCAGTGGTCCAGGAGTGCTCCGGTGACTCCAGGGAGCCGCTCGTAGAGCGGAGTTTCTTCTTTGTTTAAGTCCTCCAGCATGCAGACCAGCTTTTCAGGGCGGATATCCTTGGGAGCAATGCTTTCGGCAACAGGTTGGCCCCGGTAGAGGTCCGTGATATTTTTTGATCCCTTTTGTGGATACCATAATGTCTCAGGTAAGTCTTCTATTTTTGAGATTATTTTTGGAGAGTTCATAGTGTCTATACTCCGCTTTGGATTGCTGTTATGAGTAACTACTCAATTTAACTTTACTCATGGTGTTTTTGGATGCTGCTTTTCTGCGTGAGGACTTTGCGAGGGAACTCGTTCGTTCTGTGTGGAGAAGTGCAGGCTTGTTTTTGTAAAGATTGCTCTTTTTTGTCACCCTAGCGCGATCGAATTTTATTGCAAGGGAGAAAGCTAATAGGAAGCATCTCTATTTTGTTAATTTTATAAAATGAATATGTTACGTTGTTTTTACAGAATTGTTTTTGTGGTGATAGGTTATCTTTTTGGATAGATTGAGTTTTTGTAAGGTGCTGTCTTGAGTGGGATGTTTTTTACATAATTGTTGAAATATGACAAGAAATATTTGTCGAGTGAAAAGAGAAAGTAGGGGAGTTGGGGGCTGGATGGTTGTGGATTTTTGTGAGGAGGGTTTTGCGGGTGTTTTTGGGGAGAGAAGGAAGGGGGAAATGTCCCGGAGCATGCTCTACTCAGGGCCTTTTCGCTGGCATCGTCCTCTGTGGGATAGACGTTGTTGGGATCTTGATACTGGCCGCCGAGATATTTACGAAAGCGCATGATGTCCGTGGGCAGCTTGGCCTTCTGGATTTCGATCAGAACCAGCTTGCGGCTGCCGTCCTCCTGGCGGATCACAGCGGAGAAGTCGATGCGGAAGACGGTGAGGTTCAGGCCGATTTTTTTCTGAACTCTGTGGGTTTGAACTCCAGGGTTTCGATTTCCTGATCAAGGATTTTGGAGAGGATCAGCCTGGCGATGCGCATTGCAATCCGCTCATTTTTTTAGCTATTTTTCAGGAAAAGAGCACTTTTACGTATAAATCTCCAACTGGTATTTTTAAATCGATAGAAATAAAATGAAGCTTATCATTATCTTTTAAGATTTCCATCTCCCACTTTTTTCCTCTTCGCCTGTATATCCAAATTTCAATTTCTTTCTGGCTCACCAGGACATATTCTTGTAAACTTGGAATTCTGAGATAATTTTGCAGTTTATCTCCTCTATCAAAATGTTTCGTTGATTCTGACAGAACTTCAACAATGAGTATCGGTTTTTCTTTAACTGATTCGTCATTATCGTCCGGGTCGCATTTGACAAAAACATCGGGATAATAACAATCAAACCCTGCTGATAATTTCATGTCACTTGAATAAACATCACATGGGGATTCAAGCAAATGATTGGCAATATTTCTGAATATGTTAAGGGTGTTGAAAAGATCATCTCAATATTGCACAAAAACAGTTGCTTAAGCTAAAAAAAGCCTGTATAATAAAAAAAAATTCAATAATATTAAATCGCTTGCTCATTTCAAGTGTTATGCATAATAAAAATATCAAACGTATCGTACAAAAAGAGCTCAAGAAAAACTATCCCAATTGGAACCGTCTGAATCGAAAAACCAAAAAAGAAATCTCTCGAAAAGTTCTTGCGCAGGTCGCAGGCGAGTATGATTTTAAACAGGAGATTTCAGCCTCGTCGGATGAGCTGCTCGGCGTGGAGCAACAGGTTCAGACAAAAGGCATTATCAGCCTTGACCAGATGGCTGATATTGTCAATGAATCAAAAAATAACAATATCATGAAGCTTTGCGGAAAAAGTCGTTTCGCCAAATATATCAAAGATGAAGAACTCCGGTTTATCGACCAGCTGCTTGACAACGAAATTATCAATCGCCTGTTAGCTTATGAGGGCTATAGTCCTGCTATGCGGGACTTATTTCCTCACAACATGTTTCGTGCCGAACTGCTCAAGACGATCAAGTATCCAGAAATAAGCTACCGAAAATTCTGTGATAAAGAATACCTCGGCCTTGACCGCAAACAGAACCGCGCCTTTATCGGATTGTCATTGCGTGAAAAAGCAATTATTGACCATACTCAGCTCAGCAAATTCCGTCATTCCCTTACATTTGTCCAACAAATTAATATTACGGTGTATATTTTGCACCATTTTTTGCAGTCCGGGATGCTTGGTGACCATATTCTGCACGGAGTGGACTCTACCGAACTGGCCAATGAATGTAAAATCCCCTTGGCTTCACTAAATATCAATGGCCAAAACATACGTATTTACAGTGATCTCGATAGCGACTGTGGAAAACGACGCAACAAGCGTGACAAATCTGTATACGTAGTCGGCTATCGTCTGCATACGTTAACCGCGATTGATACTGAAACCGGTCATAGTTTTCCGATTATCTCCCTGCTTGCACCGGCAAATCACCATGACAGCCATTTTCTTTCGCTTTTGGTTGATGTGGCGCAGGCTATGGGCGTTGAGGTGAAACTGGTCACCGCCGATACTGCCTATCATGACAATGACGGATCATTGCACGACAAAACAGGTATATACGTGACAACCCCACCCTGTTCCACAGTATCTACACCGGACAATGTTGATACCGCCAATGGCACGGTTTTCTGCCATAACGAATGTTCTGTTCCTATGGAGTATGCGGGCGTTGACGAAGATCATCACGAGTATAAATGCGCAGCAAATACAGGTGAATGCCTTCTTAAAGGAAGCTGCCCTCAATGTCGAAGCATATCATTAGACAGAGGCTTTTTCCAGCGAATACCTTACCATGTCGAGCAGATACGGGAGGCGCATGATATTCGCAAGAACTGTGAACGGCCTTTCAATCTGTTAAAGCATCAAACCGGTCTTGAAACCGTTCGGGTTCGCGGTCAGTCCGCAATCACAGTTCGATGTACGTTCAGCAGCATCTCTTTGTTATTGTTAAAAATGGCAGGAACCCGCAAAAAAAGAACCTGCTAAAAAGTCACCGCAACTGCCGCTCTTCAAAATGGCAGCATAACAGAAAGATCAAAGAAACAATGTAAATTATTGCAGCACCCAACAATACCCGTTTGCTCATTTTTGCTGTTCCTGACAGTCGGCTTGTCCAAAAAACAGAGTCTTTGCCCATAGTGGTTTGAAAAAGGCTAAAATCCGCCTGGAAAGTGTTCGACATCAAGCTGCAGCAACACTGATAAACGAAAAAAAATGCTTATTGGGCATCTCGGACAACTGAAATTGCTCTATGCTGGGGTACTTTTCAACACCCTTATGTTACCTGTTATTTTCACATGATTTTCTTTAGCACCGGACATTGCATAGATTTCACCGTTAACCAACTCATGCTTTGTGTCTGCTTTTTCTTCTAATAACAGATAGTCATCTTTTGTAAATAACTTCCTTTGAGGTAATCCCATCATCTTCCCTTCTCAGTATTCCGTATCCATAGCCTTTCCATCTGCATTTCATTATAACACCACGCTCACCCGCCGCCCGGGTATTGCCGCGATGATCAGGGGGGCGTTCATTTTCCTCAAAAGAATATTACCTGATGCGGGCAGGCAGGGCAATTGGGACTGGCGGAGGCGGATGTTCGACCCTGAACGGGGAGTTAGATTATAACTTTTGCAGTATTTTTTCATATTCTCTATGGGAGCCGATCCAAAACCAAACAATTGCAGCGTCATCAATAATTCCAACCGCTCTATAGTCAATGTTTATCCGTACAGAATAAACAGGTTTGCCGGAATGAACCCGCTTAAAGCGCAAGCTGGGGTGATA contains:
- a CDS encoding ATP-dependent DNA helicase RecQ produces the protein MTSSPEETLQQVFGFESFLPGQEQVISAVLAGRSALAIFPTGQGKSLCYQLPALHLPGLTLVVSPLMALMKDQVDFLVRKGIPAARLDSSLDFNQVNAVYEQLQENALKLLYVAPERFANERFVGLVSRLHLSLLVIDEAHCISEWGHNFRPDYLKLAELAQTFAVPAVLSLTATATPQVAADICRSFTIAEADCVQTGFYRPNLTLCFEPAEEPDQALVRCLHDLHKQQESGALGPSIVYVTQQETAMRVAQLLAKAGFSVKPYHAGIKDEQRQEIQDWFMSSDEAIVVATIAFGMGIDKSNIRSVIHYNLPKSLENYSQEIGRAGRDGLPSNCVLLGNGADLHVLENFVYGDTPEPEHVRAFVDHILGQELVFSCSVYDLSGQFDMRPLVVKTLLTYLELEGVLQSTGPFYSSYSFKPLRPSAEILPRFDPERQAFLTKLLSCAVQQKVWFSIDLDEAAQRTSSPRKRVIAALDYLEQQGDLQLKVSGARLGFRRPAAGQGDIGALKDGLVQRFAQRERSDLGRLGLVLDLVNHAGCKTSFLLRYFGEEPATDCGHCSFCLQGENALISAKTQGTVVEQEQLIDILQQLREEYPQALGSPRQVTRFLCGLSSPGLTRTKLSKHKLFGNLEQYPFAAVMEWVNAHL
- a CDS encoding PAS domain S-box protein, with product MPTEPIYEELERRIQKLEQEKSECEETQNELGKSIDNYRTIFNAVNDAIIIHDMKDGSFIDVNEKTAELYGYTKEEILQMDVNALSAGIPPYSQAEALTYIQKAIQGEPQIFQWQSKKKDGTLFWVEVNLKKSVLDEQGCLIAVVRDITERKQNQEALLREEKRYRSILETSIDGFWITNMQGEILEINDAYCQMSGYSKEELYSMRVLEIDGIMTPDEIADKTQEILDKGYDRFETQHRHKDGTLYDVEVSTQYVEVENGFFVIFVRDITARKEAMNNLRATIEEKDILLRELYHRTKNTLQVIRSMLVLQAATMPDNEQVQKLVTDTEQRILTISLVHQKLYQSHDLSRIALKDYLQELANLIIQSHSPAAHNVSLKLESESLFLLLDTAIPCGLIVNELLSNALKYAFPDKQQGLISVQVLRNTAGNIEVTVADDGVGVPLDFDFRGQTTLGLRTILAIGEQQLQGTVRFISEQGVTCIIEFPDTLYTERV
- a CDS encoding Uma2 family endonuclease, coding for MFRNIANHLLESPCDVYSSDMKLSAGFDCYYPDVFVKCDPDDNDESVKEKPILIVEVLSESTKHFDRGDKLQNYLRIPSLQEYVLVSQKEIEIWIYRRRGKKWEMEILKDNDKLHFISIDLKIPVGDLYVKVLFS
- a CDS encoding transposase produces the protein MHNKNIKRIVQKELKKNYPNWNRLNRKTKKEISRKVLAQVAGEYDFKQEISASSDELLGVEQQVQTKGIISLDQMADIVNESKNNNIMKLCGKSRFAKYIKDEELRFIDQLLDNEIINRLLAYEGYSPAMRDLFPHNMFRAELLKTIKYPEISYRKFCDKEYLGLDRKQNRAFIGLSLREKAIIDHTQLSKFRHSLTFVQQINITVYILHHFLQSGMLGDHILHGVDSTELANECKIPLASLNINGQNIRIYSDLDSDCGKRRNKRDKSVYVVGYRLHTLTAIDTETGHSFPIISLLAPANHHDSHFLSLLVDVAQAMGVEVKLVTADTAYHDNDGSLHDKTGIYVTTPPCSTVSTPDNVDTANGTVFCHNECSVPMEYAGVDEDHHEYKCAANTGECLLKGSCPQCRSISLDRGFFQRIPYHVEQIREAHDIRKNCERPFNLLKHQTGLETVRVRGQSAITVRCTFSSISLLLLKMAGTRKKRTC